From the genome of Holophagales bacterium:
AGCCGTCGTCGTGAACGGCGAGCATCGCGTGATCTCCCGGGAGGGACCCCGGCCGCACCGCACAGTACCCGGCGTCGAGAACCCGGTTCGCCGTCTCCACGACGATGGTCCCGCGATTGCCGACGGCGTCTCGTGCGTTTGAAAGAAGCGCCTCGAGGACCTCGTCGAGCTGGACCGGGTCGATCCGCACGGGCCAGATCCCCTCCCCCGGCCGGAACGACAGCGCGACGCCACTGCTGGCGAAGGACGTGAGCAGGGGCCGCAGCTGCCCGAGCGCGGCGTTCAGGTCGACGGGGCGGGGCGCGGCGGGCTGCTTCTGGGCGAACGCCAGGAGCTGCCGGACGGAACCGGCGGCCCTTCGGGCAGCCGTCCGGATCTCGCGTAGGCCTTCGCTGGCGGGATGCGACGGATCGACCTGCTCGAGCGCCAGGGCCGCGTAGCCCTGGATCACGGCGAGCATGTTGTTGAAGTCGTGGGCGATGCCCCCCGCCAGGCGGACCACGGAGTCGATCCGGCGCGACTGTTGAAGCTGCGCCTGCAGCTTCAGCTTCGCCTCCTCCGAGCGCCGCCGATCGCTCAGGTCGCGCGTCACCCCCTGCAGTTGCCTCACGCGTCCCTGGGGGTCGGTGACGAACGACGCGGCGACCTCCACGGGCCTCACGCTGCCGTCCGGCCAGATCTCGTCGAGCTCGATCACGGCGGAGCGGGCCGACGCGTCTCCGGCTTCGAAAGCGGCGCGTCGCGAGCGCAGGAGGGCCTCCACCTTTCGCCAGGAGTCGTCCGTGAGGAGATCGCGCATCGAGAAGCTCGACGCCCTCCCGTCCCGACGGCCTCCGAGCCTGTTGGCGGAGGGGCTCACGTAGACGAAACGGTCCGCGTCGAGATCGTAGAGCCAGACGACGTCCGTCGCGTTCTCGGCGAGCAGCCGGTAGCGGGCCTCGCTCTTCCGAAGGGCCTCCACCTCGCGGCTCCGCGAGATGGCGATCGACGCGGCGTGCGTTGCGAGGTCGACGAGACGCTGGTCGTGCGCCGCGGGTCGACCCGGCTCCGGGACGTGGAGAGCGAACGTCCCGAGGACCTCGCCGCTCCCGGCCAGGATCGGCGTCGACCAGGCGGAGCCGTCCTGCGGGTGCAGGTGCTCGTGGTCGGGGTCGAGGAGGAGGATCGATGCGCGCGTCCCCGGCGCCTGCTCCTCGATACCGCGGGCGATGGCGTCGAGCGTGCCTTCGAGTGGCGCCCCGGTGGCGATCATGCCGAGAACGCGGTTGTGAAGCTCCAGGGTCGCCTCGGAGGCTTTCCGTTCCGAGATGTTCCGCGCGACGCCGAGGACGCCCACGAGCCGGCCCTCGCCGTCGATCAGCGGAGTCTTCAGGACCTCGACGACCTCGGCGTGCCCGTCCTCGGGGTAATACACGACGTTCTCGAACGCGATGGGCTTGCCCGCAGCGAGGACTTCGGCGTCCTGCCGGCGGAACCTCTCGGCGCGCTCGGAGGAGACGAAGGCATCGTCCGTCCTCCCGAGGATCTCGGACGCGGGGACTCCGCAGAGCTGCTCGTACCGGGCGTTGCAGGCGAGGTGTACGCCGCCGGGGTCCTTCAGCCAGACGGGATCCGGCAGGGCGCGGAACGCCGCCAGCAGGAGCGCGAGCCCGTGGCTCTCCGGCTCGGCCGCCTCGTCCTTCGGGCGCGCTGCGGCAGGATCGTCGTTCACGTCGTGTCGACTCCCTTCCGGGTGCGGGGCGCGCCTCCTCGAAGCGCACAACGGAAAGTATAGGCCCGAGAACGGACGGCTCAGGACACCAGGGCCTCGTCGAGGGCCGAGGCTGCCGCGC
Proteins encoded in this window:
- a CDS encoding response regulator → MNDDPAAARPKDEAAEPESHGLALLLAAFRALPDPVWLKDPGGVHLACNARYEQLCGVPASEILGRTDDAFVSSERAERFRRQDAEVLAAGKPIAFENVVYYPEDGHAEVVEVLKTPLIDGEGRLVGVLGVARNISERKASEATLELHNRVLGMIATGAPLEGTLDAIARGIEEQAPGTRASILLLDPDHEHLHPQDGSAWSTPILAGSGEVLGTFALHVPEPGRPAAHDQRLVDLATHAASIAISRSREVEALRKSEARYRLLAENATDVVWLYDLDADRFVYVSPSANRLGGRRDGRASSFSMRDLLTDDSWRKVEALLRSRRAAFEAGDASARSAVIELDEIWPDGSVRPVEVAASFVTDPQGRVRQLQGVTRDLSDRRRSEEAKLKLQAQLQQSRRIDSVVRLAGGIAHDFNNMLAVIQGYAALALEQVDPSHPASEGLREIRTAARRAAGSVRQLLAFAQKQPAAPRPVDLNAALGQLRPLLTSFASSGVALSFRPGEGIWPVRIDPVQLDEVLEALLSNARDAVGNRGTIVVETANRVLDAGYCAVRPGSLPGDHAMLAVHDDGCGMDRAVLDRVFEPFFTTKTAGSGPGLGLPTVYGIVKQNGGYIDVESAPGEGTHVRIFLPRLVGAPADGKTGGTAGGEPDAVKAQAAGETILLVEDEPALLRLSSAMLQRLGYTVLAAGGPESALRMAAEHRGAIHVLLTDVVMPGMNGRELSERILETRPGIGRLFVSGHAAEVVTGKGMIGEGVRLLSKPFSSDELAVAVREALDAGRAHRAEVPARTEAPPRVRVLYVDDEDALVELMKRALGRLGFAVTASSDPLAALAAFGAEPGSFDVVVSDLSMPRMSGLELARRVLVIRPDVPVVLTSGYVSSVDEAAALAVGAKALILKPGTTEDLGAALDACIRGVLREK